DNA from Candidatus Hydrogenedentota bacterium:
AGGGGTACCGCCCGCACACGGCGGGCCGCCAGGGCGGCGAGCACGCGGCCCACAATCATCGCCACGGAAAACCCGGCCAGCGCCATGGCGGCTTGCGCCTTCGTGTAGCCCAGCACGCGCTCGACATACGCGGGCAGCCACTGCGCGACGCCCTGTTCCGACGCGCCCGCCAGCGCGACCACGGCCAGCCCCGCCAGGAACGCGGGCGCGTGCAGCAGTTCGCGCACTGCCACGCGCGAGGCGTCCCGGTGCACGAGCGGGGGCAGGCGCAAAGGCGTGAAACCCGCCGCAATCGCCGCCGGGCACGCGATAAGGGCGAGCGCCAGGATGCGCCAACTGATACCGAAGTGAAGGGCCGCTGAACCGGCCAGGACGGTCAGCACGGCGCCGATGCAGTAGAAGGCGTGGAGCCAGTTCAGCGCGGCGGTGCGGCGCTCCGGCTCGATAGCCGCCACGATGGGGCTCAGGATCATGTCCAGCACGCCCGCGCCCAGGCCGAGCACGGCGCTCGCGGCTAGCAATGCGCCATAGACGCGCGCAGCGGTCAGGAGCGCCAGGCCCGCGACCGTGAGCACCGCGCCCAGCACGGCCAGCGGTTTCGCGCCCCAGCGGTCCGCCAGCGGGCCGCCGCCGAGGATACCCGCGACGAATCCCGCGAAGATCACCGCCGCGACCCGGCCCAACTGCTCGTCGGTCAAACCGGCCGGCCCGCCAAAAGTTTCCTTGAATGTGGTCAGGAATACCGGCGCGAGATTGGAGCCGATGGCGACGCACATCATGCCGCCGTAGCAAAGAGTCAATGGCGCCCATGCGCTCTCTTTGTGTTGTTGCGTGCCACTCACAGCGCGGTTGCTCCCGAATGCTGCCCAATTGCGGCGCCGCGGCCTGTTGCCGGAGCCGTTTCCGC
Protein-coding regions in this window:
- a CDS encoding MFS transporter, encoding MSGTQQHKESAWAPLTLCYGGMMCVAIGSNLAPVFLTTFKETFGGPAGLTDEQLGRVAAVIFAGFVAGILGGGPLADRWGAKPLAVLGAVLTVAGLALLTAARVYGALLAASAVLGLGAGVLDMILSPIVAAIEPERRTAALNWLHAFYCIGAVLTVLAGSAALHFGISWRILALALIACPAAIAAGFTPLRLPPLVHRDASRVAVRELLHAPAFLAGLAVVALAGASEQGVAQWLPAYVERVLGYTKAQAAMALAGFSVAMIVGRVLAALAARRVRAVPLLRGACVLLVLLIVAGTGAPQRDLACAACVLCGLAVSCLWPTTLGLTADRFPHGGASMFALLAAAGNAGCFVMPWALGIIAEHSGLALGMALVACCPAGIIVLLAAYGRHMHGKDGASRQSPA